A single region of the Pelobates fuscus isolate aPelFus1 chromosome 4, aPelFus1.pri, whole genome shotgun sequence genome encodes:
- the TTR gene encoding transthyretin, with product MAYVNVLALLSALLILSDAAPLAHDTHGAADSKCPLMVKVLDAVRGTPAANIGIKVSRLDKDGIWQQFVSGKTSEQGEIHNLTDDEHFIEGTYKVEFATKTYWGKAGISPFHEYVDVVFTANDAGKRHYTIAVLLTPYSFSTTAIVSEPHD from the exons ATGGCTTATGTTAATGTCCTTGCTCTATTATCAGCACTGCTCATTCTTTCTGATGCTGCACCGTTG GCACATGATACTCATGGGGCTGCAGATTCCAAGTGTCCTCTGATGGTGAAAgttttggatgcagtgaggggaACCCCAGCTGCCAACATAGGTATAAAGGTTTCTAGACTTGACAAGGATGGAATATGGCAACAATTTGTCTCAGG AAAGACCTCTGAACAAGGAGAAATCCACAATCTGACTGATGATGAACATTTTATCGAGGGAACATACAAGGTGGAATTTGCAACAAAAACTTACTGGGGCAAAGCAGGCATTTCACCATTTCACGAATATGTTGAT gttgtgtttacagccaatgatGCTGGGAAACGTCATTACACCATTGCTGTACTTCTGACTCCTTACTCATTTTCAACCACTGCAATTGTCAGTGAACCACATGATTAA